One genomic region from Nostoc sphaeroides encodes:
- a CDS encoding adenylate kinase, giving the protein MKKVAVFGNAGGGKSTLSKKLSQITGLPLYILDKIKYQSGGTEVPHEDYKHTHQQILVTDRWIIDGFGCMETLWLRLDEADTLVFVDLPLYVHGWWVTKRLITGYFKPPEGWPSNSPILKSSLTSYRVLWLCYKYLTPKYREYIEQAKSIKNVYHIRSTKQISQFFELVDAGD; this is encoded by the coding sequence ATGAAAAAAGTAGCGGTGTTTGGCAATGCTGGAGGCGGGAAATCAACTCTAAGCAAGAAATTATCTCAAATCACTGGTTTGCCACTTTACATCTTGGACAAGATTAAATATCAATCGGGAGGCACAGAGGTTCCACATGAAGACTATAAGCACACCCATCAGCAAATTTTAGTTACTGATCGATGGATTATTGATGGGTTTGGTTGCATGGAAACTCTCTGGCTACGACTTGACGAGGCAGATACTCTGGTTTTTGTCGATTTACCGCTATATGTGCATGGATGGTGGGTAACTAAACGACTAATCACAGGTTACTTTAAACCGCCAGAAGGCTGGCCCTCCAATAGTCCAATATTAAAGAGTTCACTTACTAGCTACCGCGTGCTTTGGTTGTGTTATAAATACTTAACCCCAAAATATCGTGAGTATATCGAGCAGGCTAAAAGCATCAAAAATGTTTATCACATTCGCTCGACTAAA